A region of the Gammaproteobacteria bacterium genome:
CACGCGGGGTTACAGCCCCGCCTCAGGAAGTGTTGACAAATGGTGGGGAGTCCCCGGTATAACCGCGGGCTGGCGAGGGGTGCTCCGCCCCCTTCGATCCCCAGGACAAACCCCGCTCCGGCAGCGTTCGCGGTTGGAAGGTCCGAAGGTCCCCCCGGTCGGCCCGTCGCCGGATGTTCCGCCCTCGGCTTCGCGGCTGAGTTCGCGGAGTGACCGGCGGGCAGCGTGGTCGGCGTTGCCACCGCTTCGGCGCCGGTCCCCCCGGCCTCCGGCACGGACTCCGTCCGTTCCTCCCGCCGGGGTCGAGTCCCCTTCCCGTCCCGGCCGGCAGGAGGGACGACCCACCGTTACCGCCCTCGTTCTCGGCAGTGGACGTCGAAACGGCGAACCCGAGCCGCGACAGCATCTGTCAGATCGGGATCGTCGACGTCCGGGACGGCCAGATAGTGGACGAGTGGAGCACGCTGGTGGACCCGGAGACGTGGTTCGATGACTGGAACGTCGATATCCATGGGATCGACGAAGAGGATGTGGTAGGCAGTCCGACGATGCCCGAACTGGAGGCCGAGATCCGTCAACGCCTACAGGGTCACGTCGTGACCCATTCGGCCTTCGACCGGGTGGCGTTCCAGCGCGCGTTCGAGCGCTACGGGCTTGCCACCCTGTCCGGTTTGTGGGTCGACACCGCACGCGTCGTGCGGCGGGCGTGGCGGGACCGTTTCGGCAAGAAGGGATACGGCCTCTGGAATGTCGCCGAGTTCCTCGGGATCGAGTTCGAGCACCATGACGCGCTTGAGGATGCGCGGGCGTGTGCCCGGATCATGCTCCGCGCCTGTCAGGACACGGGTTTGAGTCTAGAGGATTGGCCCAAGAGGGTCAGGCAGCCGATCTTCCCCAGCGCGCATGGCCCCGGGCCCGGGCCCGGCTACCGCAGCCGGGAAGGAAACCCGGACGGGCCGCTGCATGGGGAAGTCATCGTGTTCACGGGGACGCTTTCGCGCCCGCGCAGCGAACTCGTCGACAAGGCGGTCGAGTGGGGTTGCGACTACAGGAATCGGATGTCCGGAAGGGTCACCATCCTAGTTGTGGGCACACAGGACGAGCGCAAGTTGCGCGGTCGCGAGAAGAGCACAAAGCAGCGCGATGCCGAGGCGCTCATCACCAAGGGCCACGAGTTGCGCATCATCACCGAAGAGGACTTCTGGCAGCTCACGGGGTAGGGAGCGGGTCGCATCAGGGCATGGGGGAGGGGTCTGACCCCGACCGGGGGGCGGGTA
Encoded here:
- a CDS encoding exonuclease domain-containing protein — encoded protein: MDVETANPSRDSICQIGIVDVRDGQIVDEWSTLVDPETWFDDWNVDIHGIDEEDVVGSPTMPELEAEIRQRLQGHVVTHSAFDRVAFQRAFERYGLATLSGLWVDTARVVRRAWRDRFGKKGYGLWNVAEFLGIEFEHHDALEDARACARIMLRACQDTGLSLEDWPKRVRQPIFPSAHGPGPGPGYRSREGNPDGPLHGEVIVFTGTLSRPRSELVDKAVEWGCDYRNRMSGRVTILVVGTQDERKLRGREKSTKQRDAEALITKGHELRIITEEDFWQLTG